In the Larus michahellis chromosome 6, bLarMic1.1, whole genome shotgun sequence genome, one interval contains:
- the ZNF639 gene encoding zinc finger protein 639 isoform X1 codes for MNEHPKKRKRKTLHPSRYSDSSGASKYIDNSGIFSDHCYSVCSMKQPDTKFSENRGRFHSAVQSLDTDDDGSPVHAGTSHWSGSHSNVVGLHYTDAKRKDKGKDKGTNNGMCRDLCDSPIFSDSPTEEEKPLDIQTVEISTTEVNAVEVHDIETQTVSPEKLEAEDLEEIPLETCKIFEKNQALNITAQQKWPLLRANSSGLYKCELCEFNSKYFSDLKQHMILKHKTCTDTHVCKVCKESFSSKVQLIEHVKLHEEDPYICKYCDYKTVIFENLSQHIADTHFNDHLYWCEQCDMQFSSSSELYLHFQEHSCDEQYLCQFCEHETNDPEDLHSHVVNEHACRLIELSDSYHNKERGQYSLINKISFDKCKNFFVCQVCGFRSRLHTNVNRHVAIEHTKIFPHVCDDCGKGFSGMLEYCKHLSSHLSEGIYLCQYCEYSTGQIEDLKTHLDFRHSADLPHKCTDCLMRFGNEKDLLSHLQIHETA; via the exons aaagttttctgaaaacagag GTAGATTCCACAGTGCTGTGCAGAGCCTAGACACAGACGATGATGGGAGTCCAGTGCATGCTGGGACCTCTCACTGGAGCGGGTCCCATTCAAACGTTGTGGGCTTGCACTATACGGACGCTAAAAGGAAGGATAAAGGTAAAG ATAAAGGTACTAATAATGGAATGTGCAGAGACTTATGTGATTCACCTATATTCAGTGACAGCCCTACAGAAGAGGAGAAACCTCTTGATATTCAAACTGTAGAAATTTCTACAACAGAAGTGAATGCTGTAGAAGTTCACGATATAGAAACACAAACTGTGTCGCCCGAGAAGCTAGAAGCTGAGGACCTAGAGGAAATCCCTCTGGAAACCTGTAAAATCTTTGAGAAGAACCAGGCTTTGAATATCACGGCTCAACAGAAATGGCCTTTGCTGAGAGCCAACAGCAGTGGCTTATACAAGTGTGAGCTCTGTGAGTTTAATAGCAAGTACTTTTCTGATTTAAAGCAGCACATGATCCTGAAGCATAAGACGTGTACAGACACTCACGTCTGTAAAGTTTGCAAAGAAAGCTTCTCCAGCAAAGTGCAGCTCATCGAACACGTAAAACTACATGAGGAGGATCCGTACATCTGTAAATACTGCGATTACAAAACAGTGATATTTGAGAATCTGAGTCAGCACATAGCAGACACTCACTTCAACGACCACCTTTACTGGTGTGAGCAGTGCGATATGCAGTTCTCCTCCAGCAGCGAGTTGTACCTGCACTTCCAGGAGCACAGCTGTGACGAGCAGTATTTGTGTCAGTTCTGTGAGCACGAAACAAATGATCCAGAAGATCTCCATAGCCATGTGGTGAACGAACACGCGTGTCGGCTGATAGAGTTAAGCGACAGCTATCATAACAAGGAGCGCGGACAGTACAGTCTCATAAACAAAATCAGTTTTGACAAATGCAAAAACTTCTTTGTGTGCCAAGTGTGCGGCTTTAGGAGCAGGCTGCATACAAATGTCAACAGGCACGTAGCGATTGAACACACCAAAATATTCCCTCATGTTTGTGATGACTGTGGGAAGGGCTTTTCAGGTATGTTGGAGTATTGCAAGCATTTAAGCTCTCATTTATCTGAAGGGATTTATTTGTGTCAGTACTGTGAATATTCAACAGGACAGATTGAAGACCTTAAAACTCATTTGGATTTCAGGCACTCAGCAGACTTGCCTCATAAATGTACCGATTGCTTAATGAggtttggaaatgaaaaagatcTTTTAAGTCATCTTCAGATACATGAGACGGCTTGA
- the ZNF639 gene encoding zinc finger protein 639 isoform X5: MKQPDTKFSENRGRFHSAVQSLDTDDDGSPVHAGTSHWSGSHSNVVGLHYTDAKRKDKGKDKGTNNGMCRDLCDSPIFSDSPTEEEKPLDIQTVEISTTEVNAVEVHDIETQTVSPEKLEAEDLEEIPLETCKIFEKNQALNITAQQKWPLLRANSSGLYKCELCEFNSKYFSDLKQHMILKHKTCTDTHVCKVCKESFSSKVQLIEHVKLHEEDPYICKYCDYKTVIFENLSQHIADTHFNDHLYWCEQCDMQFSSSSELYLHFQEHSCDEQYLCQFCEHETNDPEDLHSHVVNEHACRLIELSDSYHNKERGQYSLINKISFDKCKNFFVCQVCGFRSRLHTNVNRHVAIEHTKIFPHVCDDCGKGFSGMLEYCKHLSSHLSEGIYLCQYCEYSTGQIEDLKTHLDFRHSADLPHKCTDCLMRFGNEKDLLSHLQIHETA; the protein is encoded by the exons aaagttttctgaaaacagag GTAGATTCCACAGTGCTGTGCAGAGCCTAGACACAGACGATGATGGGAGTCCAGTGCATGCTGGGACCTCTCACTGGAGCGGGTCCCATTCAAACGTTGTGGGCTTGCACTATACGGACGCTAAAAGGAAGGATAAAGGTAAAG ATAAAGGTACTAATAATGGAATGTGCAGAGACTTATGTGATTCACCTATATTCAGTGACAGCCCTACAGAAGAGGAGAAACCTCTTGATATTCAAACTGTAGAAATTTCTACAACAGAAGTGAATGCTGTAGAAGTTCACGATATAGAAACACAAACTGTGTCGCCCGAGAAGCTAGAAGCTGAGGACCTAGAGGAAATCCCTCTGGAAACCTGTAAAATCTTTGAGAAGAACCAGGCTTTGAATATCACGGCTCAACAGAAATGGCCTTTGCTGAGAGCCAACAGCAGTGGCTTATACAAGTGTGAGCTCTGTGAGTTTAATAGCAAGTACTTTTCTGATTTAAAGCAGCACATGATCCTGAAGCATAAGACGTGTACAGACACTCACGTCTGTAAAGTTTGCAAAGAAAGCTTCTCCAGCAAAGTGCAGCTCATCGAACACGTAAAACTACATGAGGAGGATCCGTACATCTGTAAATACTGCGATTACAAAACAGTGATATTTGAGAATCTGAGTCAGCACATAGCAGACACTCACTTCAACGACCACCTTTACTGGTGTGAGCAGTGCGATATGCAGTTCTCCTCCAGCAGCGAGTTGTACCTGCACTTCCAGGAGCACAGCTGTGACGAGCAGTATTTGTGTCAGTTCTGTGAGCACGAAACAAATGATCCAGAAGATCTCCATAGCCATGTGGTGAACGAACACGCGTGTCGGCTGATAGAGTTAAGCGACAGCTATCATAACAAGGAGCGCGGACAGTACAGTCTCATAAACAAAATCAGTTTTGACAAATGCAAAAACTTCTTTGTGTGCCAAGTGTGCGGCTTTAGGAGCAGGCTGCATACAAATGTCAACAGGCACGTAGCGATTGAACACACCAAAATATTCCCTCATGTTTGTGATGACTGTGGGAAGGGCTTTTCAGGTATGTTGGAGTATTGCAAGCATTTAAGCTCTCATTTATCTGAAGGGATTTATTTGTGTCAGTACTGTGAATATTCAACAGGACAGATTGAAGACCTTAAAACTCATTTGGATTTCAGGCACTCAGCAGACTTGCCTCATAAATGTACCGATTGCTTAATGAggtttggaaatgaaaaagatcTTTTAAGTCATCTTCAGATACATGAGACGGCTTGA
- the ZNF639 gene encoding zinc finger protein 639 isoform X6, giving the protein MKQPDTKFSENRGRFHSAVQSLDTDDDGSPVHAGTSHWSGSHSNVVGLHYTDAKRKDKDKGTNNGMCRDLCDSPIFSDSPTEEEKPLDIQTVEISTTEVNAVEVHDIETQTVSPEKLEAEDLEEIPLETCKIFEKNQALNITAQQKWPLLRANSSGLYKCELCEFNSKYFSDLKQHMILKHKTCTDTHVCKVCKESFSSKVQLIEHVKLHEEDPYICKYCDYKTVIFENLSQHIADTHFNDHLYWCEQCDMQFSSSSELYLHFQEHSCDEQYLCQFCEHETNDPEDLHSHVVNEHACRLIELSDSYHNKERGQYSLINKISFDKCKNFFVCQVCGFRSRLHTNVNRHVAIEHTKIFPHVCDDCGKGFSGMLEYCKHLSSHLSEGIYLCQYCEYSTGQIEDLKTHLDFRHSADLPHKCTDCLMRFGNEKDLLSHLQIHETA; this is encoded by the exons aaagttttctgaaaacagag GTAGATTCCACAGTGCTGTGCAGAGCCTAGACACAGACGATGATGGGAGTCCAGTGCATGCTGGGACCTCTCACTGGAGCGGGTCCCATTCAAACGTTGTGGGCTTGCACTATACGGACGCTAAAAGGAAGGATAAAG ATAAAGGTACTAATAATGGAATGTGCAGAGACTTATGTGATTCACCTATATTCAGTGACAGCCCTACAGAAGAGGAGAAACCTCTTGATATTCAAACTGTAGAAATTTCTACAACAGAAGTGAATGCTGTAGAAGTTCACGATATAGAAACACAAACTGTGTCGCCCGAGAAGCTAGAAGCTGAGGACCTAGAGGAAATCCCTCTGGAAACCTGTAAAATCTTTGAGAAGAACCAGGCTTTGAATATCACGGCTCAACAGAAATGGCCTTTGCTGAGAGCCAACAGCAGTGGCTTATACAAGTGTGAGCTCTGTGAGTTTAATAGCAAGTACTTTTCTGATTTAAAGCAGCACATGATCCTGAAGCATAAGACGTGTACAGACACTCACGTCTGTAAAGTTTGCAAAGAAAGCTTCTCCAGCAAAGTGCAGCTCATCGAACACGTAAAACTACATGAGGAGGATCCGTACATCTGTAAATACTGCGATTACAAAACAGTGATATTTGAGAATCTGAGTCAGCACATAGCAGACACTCACTTCAACGACCACCTTTACTGGTGTGAGCAGTGCGATATGCAGTTCTCCTCCAGCAGCGAGTTGTACCTGCACTTCCAGGAGCACAGCTGTGACGAGCAGTATTTGTGTCAGTTCTGTGAGCACGAAACAAATGATCCAGAAGATCTCCATAGCCATGTGGTGAACGAACACGCGTGTCGGCTGATAGAGTTAAGCGACAGCTATCATAACAAGGAGCGCGGACAGTACAGTCTCATAAACAAAATCAGTTTTGACAAATGCAAAAACTTCTTTGTGTGCCAAGTGTGCGGCTTTAGGAGCAGGCTGCATACAAATGTCAACAGGCACGTAGCGATTGAACACACCAAAATATTCCCTCATGTTTGTGATGACTGTGGGAAGGGCTTTTCAGGTATGTTGGAGTATTGCAAGCATTTAAGCTCTCATTTATCTGAAGGGATTTATTTGTGTCAGTACTGTGAATATTCAACAGGACAGATTGAAGACCTTAAAACTCATTTGGATTTCAGGCACTCAGCAGACTTGCCTCATAAATGTACCGATTGCTTAATGAggtttggaaatgaaaaagatcTTTTAAGTCATCTTCAGATACATGAGACGGCTTGA
- the ZNF639 gene encoding zinc finger protein 639 isoform X2: protein MNEHPKKRKRKTLHPSRYSDSSGASKYIDNSGIFSDHCYSVCSMKQPDTKFSENRGRFHSAVQSLDTDDDGSPVHAGTSHWSGSHSNVVGLHYTDAKRKDKDKGTNNGMCRDLCDSPIFSDSPTEEEKPLDIQTVEISTTEVNAVEVHDIETQTVSPEKLEAEDLEEIPLETCKIFEKNQALNITAQQKWPLLRANSSGLYKCELCEFNSKYFSDLKQHMILKHKTCTDTHVCKVCKESFSSKVQLIEHVKLHEEDPYICKYCDYKTVIFENLSQHIADTHFNDHLYWCEQCDMQFSSSSELYLHFQEHSCDEQYLCQFCEHETNDPEDLHSHVVNEHACRLIELSDSYHNKERGQYSLINKISFDKCKNFFVCQVCGFRSRLHTNVNRHVAIEHTKIFPHVCDDCGKGFSGMLEYCKHLSSHLSEGIYLCQYCEYSTGQIEDLKTHLDFRHSADLPHKCTDCLMRFGNEKDLLSHLQIHETA from the exons aaagttttctgaaaacagag GTAGATTCCACAGTGCTGTGCAGAGCCTAGACACAGACGATGATGGGAGTCCAGTGCATGCTGGGACCTCTCACTGGAGCGGGTCCCATTCAAACGTTGTGGGCTTGCACTATACGGACGCTAAAAGGAAGGATAAAG ATAAAGGTACTAATAATGGAATGTGCAGAGACTTATGTGATTCACCTATATTCAGTGACAGCCCTACAGAAGAGGAGAAACCTCTTGATATTCAAACTGTAGAAATTTCTACAACAGAAGTGAATGCTGTAGAAGTTCACGATATAGAAACACAAACTGTGTCGCCCGAGAAGCTAGAAGCTGAGGACCTAGAGGAAATCCCTCTGGAAACCTGTAAAATCTTTGAGAAGAACCAGGCTTTGAATATCACGGCTCAACAGAAATGGCCTTTGCTGAGAGCCAACAGCAGTGGCTTATACAAGTGTGAGCTCTGTGAGTTTAATAGCAAGTACTTTTCTGATTTAAAGCAGCACATGATCCTGAAGCATAAGACGTGTACAGACACTCACGTCTGTAAAGTTTGCAAAGAAAGCTTCTCCAGCAAAGTGCAGCTCATCGAACACGTAAAACTACATGAGGAGGATCCGTACATCTGTAAATACTGCGATTACAAAACAGTGATATTTGAGAATCTGAGTCAGCACATAGCAGACACTCACTTCAACGACCACCTTTACTGGTGTGAGCAGTGCGATATGCAGTTCTCCTCCAGCAGCGAGTTGTACCTGCACTTCCAGGAGCACAGCTGTGACGAGCAGTATTTGTGTCAGTTCTGTGAGCACGAAACAAATGATCCAGAAGATCTCCATAGCCATGTGGTGAACGAACACGCGTGTCGGCTGATAGAGTTAAGCGACAGCTATCATAACAAGGAGCGCGGACAGTACAGTCTCATAAACAAAATCAGTTTTGACAAATGCAAAAACTTCTTTGTGTGCCAAGTGTGCGGCTTTAGGAGCAGGCTGCATACAAATGTCAACAGGCACGTAGCGATTGAACACACCAAAATATTCCCTCATGTTTGTGATGACTGTGGGAAGGGCTTTTCAGGTATGTTGGAGTATTGCAAGCATTTAAGCTCTCATTTATCTGAAGGGATTTATTTGTGTCAGTACTGTGAATATTCAACAGGACAGATTGAAGACCTTAAAACTCATTTGGATTTCAGGCACTCAGCAGACTTGCCTCATAAATGTACCGATTGCTTAATGAggtttggaaatgaaaaagatcTTTTAAGTCATCTTCAGATACATGAGACGGCTTGA